GAAATTATTTACGATGGCAGCACTGATAAACAGCAAAAGATATTCCGTCATTGTGCGTCAACCTCCCTCAATTTTTTTGCTTTCTTTGCCTCATAGATTTTGAGGCCGCCGATCATGTAACCGATCAGGAGGAATGCTCCCGGAGGAAGAATCATGATCAGTGCAGGGTTGTACCAAGCACCAAGAATGGTATGTCCAAGGATGGTTCCGCTGCCCAAAAGCTCGCGGATTACACCGATGATTACCATGGCTAGAGTAAATCCGCTGCCCATGCCGAGTCCGTCAAAGAAGGAAGGAATGACCTTATTCTTTGATGCAAAAACCTCTGCTCTGGCAAGGATGATGGCAAATACTACCACGAGCGCCAAATAGATGCCCAGTTCTTTGTAAAGCAGCGGTGCAAAAGCCTCAAGCACCAGTTCTACAAAGGTAACGATGGTGGCGATGGACGTAATGTAAACCGGTACCCTGACCTTGGGGTTGACCAGATTTCTGATCAGGGACACAGAGACGTTGTTTGCAGTAATAACAAACATAACCGAAAGTCCCATGGTAAAAGCGTTGACCACGGAGGTGGTAACAGCCAAGGCAGGACATAGGCTCAAAGCCAGTACAAAGATTGGATTTTCGTCGATTAGTCCCTTTTTATAGATATTCCAAAGGTTTCTCATTCTACTTCCCTCCCGTAAATTCAATCACCTCATCCACAGCGGCCCGAACTCCTTCGGTTACTGCCCTGGAAGTGATGGTGGCTCCGGTAAGTGCCTGGACATTCTCTTTGTTGGAAGGATCTTTTACGACGATCAAATCATCTGAGGTTTTCCCCTTAATTCTGTCTCTGAAGAAGTCCTTTGCCGCACTGTCCCCGAGTCCCGGAGTTTCATTCATGGACAAAATATTGTAGTCAATTACCTTTCCATCCGTCGATACGGCTACCATGATCTTGATGGTTCCGCCATATCCCTTGCTTTCGCTGGGAACGATATAGGCGATGATGCTGCCGGCCTTTTCGGCGGCAAACCAGCCTTCCTGTCCCTCTACCGCATTGAAGCTATCTGCCTCAGCCACAAGGTCCTTCATTGCCTGTTCCTCCAGCATTTTGGCCTTCTCCACTGCAATGGGATGGGTAATAAAATATGTAGTTGCCAGAATAATTCCCGAAACCAAACAGGCTATGGTCAGATTCATGGCAATCTGCAGGATTGAATATTCTTTTTCCACATGGGCTGCATGTGTATCATGTGTTTCTGACATTTCTCTACCTCCCTGTTCCGTAAATTCTAGGCTTGATCACAAGATCAATCAGAGGCGTCACACAGTTCATCAACAGGATGGAGTAACAAACTCCTTCAGGATATCCGCCTTTGAGACGAATCAGTGATGTGATCATGCCCGCTCCGATGGCAAAGATGATCTGTCCCCTTTTGGTGATGGGGGCAGTAACCATATCAGTGGCCATAAAGAATGCTCCGATGATCAGACCGCCTGCCATCATGTGAAATACCGGATCGCCTGTGAAAAAGCCTTCCGGCCCGAATATCCAAGTCAGTATGCCTACTGTTGCAATCATAACCACTGGAATCTGCCAGTTGATAATCTTTTTCCAAACCAGAAACAATCCGCCAAGAATCAGCAGAACGGTGCAGGTCTCGCCAATGCTTCCATTTCTCATTCCAAGAAACAGTGCTTTGTAAAGCTCTGTCTGGCCCCCAAATGTCTCAAGAAGCTCCGAATAGCCCTGAAGCTTTAAGATACCAAGCGGTGTTGCGCTGGTCACTGCGTCAACAGGTGTTTTTATGACAGACCAGGTTGTCATGGCAATGGGCCAGGAAACCATCAAAGCCGCTCTTCCGATGTGCGCCGGGTTGAAAATATTCTGACCCAGCCCCCCCATAGAATGCTTTGCAATGACGATTGCAATGACAGAACCGATGGCTGTCATATAGGGCGGCATTTCCGGTGAGATGCACATAGCCAGCAGCAAGCCTGTTAAGAAAGCGCTGCCGTCGAAGGCAGTAATTCTCACCTTTCTGATCTTCTGGACCGCATACTCCGCTGCAACTGCAGCGATGATGGAAACGACGATATTGATCAGTGCGGGTACTCCGAAATAGATCACGCCGAAAATTGCCGCAGGAGCCAGTGCCAGATTGACCTTCCACATGATCTTGCTGACGGTGTCTTCACTTTTTATGTAAGGCGCTGTTGAAACCGATAATAACGTTTCCGCAGCGTTGATTTGTGCGCTCATGCTGTTTTCCTCCTTATTTATGATGTGGGGAATGCTCCCAATTCAGATTTTTCAGGTACCGTATGTACTGAACGATGTTCCTCTTGGCCGGACAGACATAGGAGCAGCTTCCGCACTCAATACAGTTTAAAATTCCAAATTTCTCTTTTGCTTCTTCGTATCTGCCCTTTTCTCCAAGGATGCTCAGCATGCTGGGAATCAATCCGATAGGACAAGCCTCCACACATCTTCCGCAGCGAATGCAAGCCTCTTCATCACCGTCGCAAAGGGCCTCTTTCGTCATTGCCAGAATTCCGGCAACCCCTTTTACCACA
This genomic window from Clostridiales bacterium contains:
- a CDS encoding electron transport complex subunit E, whose translation is MRNLWNIYKKGLIDENPIFVLALSLCPALAVTTSVVNAFTMGLSVMFVITANNVSVSLIRNLVNPKVRVPVYITSIATIVTFVELVLEAFAPLLYKELGIYLALVVVFAIILARAEVFASKNKVIPSFFDGLGMGSGFTLAMVIIGVIRELLGSGTILGHTILGAWYNPALIMILPPGAFLLIGYMIGGLKIYEAKKAKKLREVDAQ
- a CDS encoding RnfABCDGE type electron transport complex subunit D, which translates into the protein MSAQINAAETLLSVSTAPYIKSEDTVSKIMWKVNLALAPAAIFGVIYFGVPALINIVVSIIAAVAAEYAVQKIRKVRITAFDGSAFLTGLLLAMCISPEMPPYMTAIGSVIAIVIAKHSMGGLGQNIFNPAHIGRAALMVSWPIAMTTWSVIKTPVDAVTSATPLGILKLQGYSELLETFGGQTELYKALFLGMRNGSIGETCTVLLILGGLFLVWKKIINWQIPVVMIATVGILTWIFGPEGFFTGDPVFHMMAGGLIIGAFFMATDMVTAPITKRGQIIFAIGAGMITSLIRLKGGYPEGVCYSILLMNCVTPLIDLVIKPRIYGTGR
- a CDS encoding FMN-binding protein; protein product: MSETHDTHAAHVEKEYSILQIAMNLTIACLVSGIILATTYFITHPIAVEKAKMLEEQAMKDLVAEADSFNAVEGQEGWFAAEKAGSIIAYIVPSESKGYGGTIKIMVAVSTDGKVIDYNILSMNETPGLGDSAAKDFFRDRIKGKTSDDLIVVKDPSNKENVQALTGATITSRAVTEGVRAAVDEVIEFTGGK